The Corynebacterium camporealensis genome contains a region encoding:
- a CDS encoding DUF5808 domain-containing protein produces the protein MALPIGLPWKRELSLRSFEPENPKLFVPRRFGIGWDLNFGAIAAKLGIIRPDDSLPDLAPYVPKALSRTLTTAPWLLAAANGVLAAKLATKKGAAINWSLTGKPKDYASGKTVAAIAGRVSAASLLLPALGAALDNKESDPSVDLATASQDLGLQTLVTMLLVGTLRERNEPGKRQMLVATAPLALFAVTGTAFVGTVKVALNQVSASLRN, from the coding sequence ATGGCTTTACCCATCGGACTTCCCTGGAAGCGCGAACTTAGCCTGCGCAGCTTCGAACCCGAAAACCCAAAGCTTTTCGTACCCCGTCGCTTCGGCATTGGCTGGGACCTCAACTTCGGCGCCATTGCTGCCAAGCTCGGAATCATTCGACCGGATGATTCGCTTCCCGACCTTGCGCCCTATGTTCCGAAGGCTCTGTCTCGCACACTAACTACCGCACCGTGGTTGCTCGCCGCAGCCAACGGCGTGCTCGCCGCCAAGCTCGCCACCAAGAAAGGCGCTGCCATCAACTGGTCGCTGACCGGTAAGCCCAAGGACTACGCCAGCGGCAAGACTGTCGCCGCCATCGCCGGTAGAGTCTCCGCAGCTTCACTGCTGCTGCCCGCACTTGGTGCAGCACTAGATAATAAGGAAAGCGACCCCAGCGTCGACCTAGCAACAGCTAGCCAAGACCTCGGCCTGCAAACCCTAGTCACCATGCTGTTAGTAGGCACCCTGCGCGAACGCAACGAACCCGGCAAGCGTCAGATGCTCGTAGCTACTGCTCCCCTAGCGCTTTTCGCCGTTACCGGCACCGCCTTCGTCGGCACCGTGAAGGTCGCCCTCAACCAAGTCTCGGCATCGCTGCGGAACTAG
- a CDS encoding FAD-binding dehydrogenase: protein MKPDSTAPVIIVGTGLSGMVAGYEASQAGRHVIFVDQESRENLGGQAFWSLGGLFMVGSPEQKMMRVSDYEDLAWMDWENSADYDQSDNDKWPRQWGREFVRFAAHEMHSYLKNLGLRVLPTIGWAERGSGDASGHGNSVPRFHVTWGTGPEVVRVFREPLLEAEKAGKVEFRFRHRVDDVIVENGRAVGVRGVVLDADDSVRGAASNDTEGEAFEIRGAAVVIATGGIGGNLDKVRQMWPDDRWGPCPEYMVTGVPAYVDGRGIDIASAAGANLVNTDRMWHYPEGMINWDPIWPNHGIRIIPGPSAIWMDATGKRLPTHLFPGSDNLAALSHIGRTGHGYSWFILNQAIADKEFIFSGSEQNSDLTDKEIKKLLGKIGPGTPVAIKAFQENGVDWVTANSVQDLVKGMNEVGDVEIDASFVERQLLERDAQLSNSFSKDIQVNYIRMARQFLGDKIVRVHPPHRILDESKGPLIAVRLHILTRKTLGGIETDLSGRALHSDGSVFEGLYACGEAAGFGGGGMHGKNALEGTFLGGCIHSGKRVGEALGRR from the coding sequence ATGAAACCAGACAGCACAGCACCCGTCATCATCGTCGGTACAGGACTTTCCGGCATGGTGGCCGGATACGAGGCGTCGCAGGCCGGACGACACGTCATCTTCGTTGACCAGGAAAGTCGTGAAAACCTCGGTGGCCAGGCATTCTGGTCGCTCGGTGGCCTGTTCATGGTGGGCTCACCGGAACAGAAGATGATGCGCGTCAGCGACTACGAGGACCTGGCCTGGATGGACTGGGAGAACTCGGCCGACTACGACCAGAGCGACAACGACAAGTGGCCGCGTCAGTGGGGGCGTGAGTTCGTCCGCTTCGCCGCACACGAGATGCACTCCTACCTGAAGAACCTCGGCCTGCGCGTGCTGCCGACCATCGGCTGGGCCGAGCGCGGCTCCGGCGACGCCTCCGGCCACGGTAACTCGGTGCCCCGCTTCCACGTCACCTGGGGAACTGGCCCGGAGGTCGTGCGCGTGTTCCGTGAGCCGCTGCTCGAGGCGGAAAAGGCGGGCAAGGTCGAATTCCGCTTCCGCCACCGCGTTGATGACGTCATCGTCGAAAACGGCCGCGCGGTCGGTGTGCGTGGCGTGGTGCTCGACGCTGACGACTCGGTGCGGGGCGCGGCATCGAACGACACCGAGGGTGAGGCCTTCGAGATCCGCGGTGCCGCAGTCGTCATCGCCACCGGTGGTATCGGCGGTAACCTGGACAAGGTGCGGCAGATGTGGCCGGATGACCGCTGGGGCCCCTGCCCGGAGTACATGGTCACCGGCGTGCCGGCCTACGTTGACGGGCGCGGCATTGACATCGCCTCCGCCGCCGGTGCCAACCTGGTCAACACGGACCGCATGTGGCACTACCCGGAGGGCATGATCAACTGGGATCCGATCTGGCCGAACCACGGCATCCGCATCATTCCCGGCCCGTCAGCCATCTGGATGGATGCCACCGGCAAGCGCTTGCCGACGCACCTTTTCCCGGGTTCCGACAACCTCGCGGCGCTGTCCCACATCGGACGCACCGGCCACGGCTATTCCTGGTTCATTCTCAACCAGGCGATTGCCGACAAGGAGTTCATCTTCTCCGGTTCCGAGCAGAACTCGGACCTGACCGACAAGGAGATCAAGAAGCTGTTGGGCAAGATCGGCCCGGGCACCCCAGTTGCGATCAAGGCCTTCCAGGAAAACGGCGTGGACTGGGTCACCGCGAATTCTGTTCAGGATCTGGTCAAGGGCATGAACGAAGTGGGCGACGTCGAGATCGACGCCTCCTTCGTCGAGCGTCAGCTACTCGAGCGCGATGCACAGCTCTCCAACAGCTTCTCCAAGGACATCCAGGTCAACTACATCCGTATGGCGCGTCAGTTCCTCGGCGACAAGATCGTGCGCGTACACCCGCCGCACCGGATTCTCGACGAGTCCAAGGGCCCACTGATCGCCGTTCGCCTGCACATCCTCACCCGCAAGACGCTGGGCGGCATCGAGACTGACCTGTCGGGTCGTGCACTGCACTCGGATGGTTCGGTCTTCGAGGGGCTCTACGCCTGCGGTGAGGCCGCCGGATTCGGCGGTGGCGGAATGCACGGCAAGAACGCCCTGGAGGGCACCTTCCTCGGCGGCTGCATCCACTCCGGCAAGCGCGTCGGGGAGGCTCTGGGCAGGAGATAG
- a CDS encoding PadR family transcriptional regulator translates to MKDSQLRKGALELIVLALLSSQPSYGGQLRQRLYDEVGQEISEGTLYPLLARLKKANRLDTHWEESPSGPPRKVYALNDAGLHHLRTLTHDWQQLNKAVDTALKGH, encoded by the coding sequence ATGAAGGATTCCCAACTTCGCAAAGGTGCACTCGAACTCATCGTGCTAGCCCTGCTAAGCAGCCAGCCCTCCTATGGCGGGCAACTGCGCCAGCGCTTATACGACGAGGTTGGCCAAGAGATTTCCGAGGGCACCCTCTACCCCCTCCTAGCCCGATTGAAAAAGGCCAACCGCCTGGACACCCACTGGGAAGAATCCCCCTCGGGACCACCCCGCAAGGTCTATGCGCTTAACGATGCCGGCCTCCACCACCTTCGCACCCTCACCCACGACTGGCAGCAGCTCAATAAGGCTGTCGATACCGCACTGAAAGGACACTAA
- a CDS encoding class F sortase, whose amino-acid sequence MSDQKSPSNKTALEAKESSIDEHSHKAGASRWILLLLTVVLIALLAGVALYAGLRSSETSDSGAGEQLPVAQTDLPEPAPGIRDGVNEMQLKIGGESAKVEFVQLTDQGALIPPEDVSKVGWYSASAVPGQEGPTVGTSVITGHVNEIDQGDGFAAKFPELRPGDVVSVIVDGEERQFTVSKDPIRVVKGAELPESVNRSTGENELVLITCGGEFVGGTLGYADNIVVEATPL is encoded by the coding sequence ATGAGTGACCAGAAGAGTCCGTCGAATAAAACGGCGCTGGAAGCAAAAGAAAGCTCTATTGACGAGCACTCTCATAAAGCGGGCGCCTCTAGATGGATCCTTCTGCTCCTCACGGTCGTCTTGATAGCCTTACTCGCGGGTGTCGCGCTTTACGCCGGACTTCGTTCTTCGGAGACCTCTGATTCGGGCGCTGGCGAGCAGCTACCGGTTGCTCAGACAGATTTGCCGGAACCTGCTCCAGGCATTCGTGACGGCGTAAATGAGATGCAGCTGAAGATTGGTGGTGAATCAGCCAAAGTTGAATTCGTTCAGTTAACAGATCAGGGAGCGCTCATACCCCCGGAGGATGTGTCTAAAGTGGGTTGGTACTCGGCTTCGGCTGTTCCAGGGCAGGAGGGGCCTACTGTAGGTACTTCCGTGATTACCGGTCATGTTAATGAAATTGACCAAGGCGATGGGTTTGCTGCAAAATTTCCCGAGCTTAGACCCGGTGATGTGGTTTCGGTAATTGTAGATGGCGAGGAACGTCAATTCACCGTCTCGAAGGACCCTATCCGCGTTGTGAAGGGTGCGGAGTTGCCGGAAAGCGTTAATCGCTCCACCGGTGAGAATGAACTCGTCCTCATTACCTGTGGTGGCGAGTTCGTCGGCGGCACGCTTGGATATGCCGACAACATTGTGGTCGAAGCGACTCCTCTGTAA
- a CDS encoding ABC-F family ATP-binding cassette domain-containing protein, which produces MPILEVTNLSFSFSAQPLLDGISFTVGNGERAVLVGPNGSGKTTLLRLIRGELTPDRGHITISDAGDAGSCRFPYVRDATGTVQDYLDDVLAGPRELLARFDRLTEQLSNAPRSTIVVEEYDRLLTKLSLTDAWSLEARIDEVLAGLGLGQLTGRGRQRALATLSPGQAGRLELAGIILTRPALLVLDEPTNHLDDDAIAFLIEQITDWPGPVLMASHNRAFIEETATVIYDLDVAPWQAVATAEGGDVVSGVYRCAGAYSDYLAAKRHARMEHRKLHAIQRSEKRAIQSHRRRSEDISRGGVKLATAQGKARKFFSDRAEKTALRRTRNDDQRLEELAEREVRKPRNYHLKLNLPPVDPRGGLAVTARSATVSGRLLPVTFDLATGEHLLLTGANGAGKTTLLAWIASGKPPRDTRSNASGTISVNGQLAYVPQRLPRTDDPYFHPEHWTSGIGDLGKGILHPSTWTIPVGQLSDGNQRRAQIALAVAQKPEILIIDEPTNYLDLATIEELEDALRQWNGTLIIASHDRWLINCWQGTQLELSPADTTPGSTNPL; this is translated from the coding sequence ATGCCCATTCTCGAGGTAACCAATCTTTCTTTTTCATTTTCCGCCCAGCCACTCCTAGATGGCATCTCATTCACCGTTGGCAACGGTGAGCGCGCGGTACTTGTGGGGCCAAACGGCTCTGGTAAAACCACGCTGCTGCGCCTTATACGTGGAGAGCTAACCCCCGATCGAGGCCACATCACCATCAGTGATGCAGGAGATGCAGGTTCTTGTCGTTTCCCATATGTTCGTGACGCCACTGGCACGGTTCAGGACTACCTGGATGATGTGTTGGCTGGCCCACGGGAGTTGCTCGCTCGCTTCGACCGGTTGACGGAGCAACTATCAAATGCCCCACGCTCAACGATTGTTGTTGAAGAATATGACCGCCTACTCACCAAGCTAAGCCTGACTGACGCATGGTCGCTTGAAGCTCGAATCGACGAAGTACTCGCCGGTTTAGGGCTAGGTCAACTGACTGGACGTGGTCGACAGCGCGCACTTGCCACACTATCCCCGGGGCAAGCAGGCAGGCTCGAACTGGCGGGGATCATTTTGACTAGACCTGCACTTTTGGTCTTGGATGAGCCCACCAATCATCTTGACGACGATGCGATAGCGTTCCTGATCGAGCAAATAACAGATTGGCCAGGGCCAGTGCTCATGGCCAGTCATAATCGTGCGTTTATTGAAGAAACAGCCACGGTCATCTATGACCTTGATGTTGCCCCATGGCAGGCTGTAGCCACAGCCGAAGGTGGCGACGTGGTGTCGGGTGTGTACCGATGCGCTGGTGCCTACAGTGATTATCTTGCCGCTAAACGACATGCCCGTATGGAGCATCGGAAGCTTCACGCCATCCAGCGATCTGAAAAGCGCGCGATTCAAAGTCATCGCCGTCGCAGTGAGGATATTTCTCGTGGTGGGGTAAAATTAGCGACTGCTCAGGGCAAGGCACGTAAATTCTTTTCTGACCGGGCAGAAAAGACCGCACTGCGACGCACCCGTAACGACGATCAACGCCTAGAAGAGCTTGCTGAGCGTGAGGTGCGAAAACCCCGCAACTATCACCTCAAGCTCAACCTTCCGCCAGTTGACCCACGTGGCGGGTTGGCCGTCACCGCACGAAGCGCCACCGTTTCAGGCAGACTGCTCCCAGTCACGTTCGACCTTGCCACAGGAGAACATCTATTACTGACTGGCGCGAACGGGGCAGGAAAAACCACGCTCCTCGCTTGGATCGCAAGCGGCAAACCGCCACGCGACACTAGATCCAATGCCAGTGGCACCATCTCCGTTAACGGGCAGCTTGCTTACGTCCCACAGCGCCTACCACGCACAGACGACCCCTACTTTCACCCAGAACATTGGACCAGCGGGATCGGAGACCTCGGCAAGGGAATACTCCACCCCTCCACGTGGACCATCCCAGTCGGCCAACTGTCAGATGGAAACCAGCGTCGAGCCCAGATCGCGTTAGCCGTGGCGCAGAAACCCGAGATTCTAATCATTGACGAACCAACCAACTACCTCGACCTAGCCACGATTGAAGAACTAGAGGACGCACTACGCCAATGGAACGGCACACTCATCATCGCCAGTCACGACCGCTGGCTCATCAACTGCTGGCAAGGAACACAACTCGAGCTAAGCCCCGCAGACACAACGCCAGGATCAACAAATCCCCTCTGA
- a CDS encoding SLC13 family permease has product MTKAKSVAFVLSFVALISVLLLPLGSLSWQGQIALGLLAFAVIMWVSEAVSYPVSALLIIGLISLLVGLSPDPESPGEQFGTGEALRIALDGFSSSAVALVAAALALAVAMQATGLHRRIALYVLKVAGDKTSRIVVGAIAISIILAFFVPSATARGGAVVPILLGMVAAFGLAVDSKLSALLVITATQAVSVWNVGIKTAAAQNMVAVGFIEDQMDTTVSWGQWFLWAAPWSILMSVALYFIMRAAVKPEVESIEGGRELVDAQLAEMGPMTGAEKRLTAIAIILLGFWATEGVLHPVDSSVITLVAVGLMLLPGVGVMEWKYAQDHINWGTLIVFAVGISLGSFLLDTGAAAWLSERTFGVLGLAGMPILATIAIVSLFNILIHLGFASATSLASALIPVFISLAATLDVPNGGIGFVIIQQFVISFGFLLPVSAPQNMLAYGTGAFTTRQFLKTGIPLTIVGYLLVLLLSATYWNWIGLV; this is encoded by the coding sequence ATGACCAAGGCCAAGTCGGTAGCATTCGTTCTATCATTCGTTGCGCTGATCAGCGTCCTCCTCCTGCCGCTGGGCTCGCTTTCCTGGCAGGGGCAGATCGCCCTGGGGCTGCTTGCCTTCGCAGTGATCATGTGGGTCTCCGAGGCAGTGAGCTACCCGGTCAGTGCACTGCTGATTATCGGATTGATCTCGCTGCTCGTCGGGCTCTCCCCGGACCCGGAATCACCCGGTGAGCAGTTCGGCACCGGAGAAGCTCTGCGCATTGCGCTGGACGGTTTCTCCTCCTCGGCAGTCGCCCTGGTCGCCGCTGCGCTCGCGCTGGCGGTGGCGATGCAGGCGACGGGTCTGCACCGGCGTATCGCCCTGTATGTGCTCAAGGTGGCGGGGGATAAGACCTCCCGCATTGTCGTCGGGGCGATCGCCATCTCGATCATTCTCGCGTTCTTCGTGCCCTCGGCCACCGCACGCGGCGGTGCCGTGGTGCCGATTCTGCTCGGCATGGTCGCGGCCTTCGGGCTCGCCGTCGATTCCAAGTTGTCCGCCCTGCTGGTGATCACCGCAACACAGGCGGTGTCGGTGTGGAATGTTGGTATCAAGACCGCGGCGGCCCAGAACATGGTGGCCGTGGGGTTCATCGAGGATCAGATGGACACGACGGTGTCGTGGGGCCAGTGGTTCCTCTGGGCCGCGCCGTGGTCGATCCTGATGTCTGTCGCCCTATACTTCATCATGCGCGCGGCAGTCAAACCCGAGGTCGAGTCCATTGAAGGGGGCCGCGAGCTTGTCGATGCCCAGCTTGCCGAGATGGGCCCGATGACGGGGGCCGAGAAGCGGCTTACCGCGATCGCTATCATCCTGCTCGGGTTCTGGGCGACGGAAGGGGTCCTGCACCCGGTCGATTCCTCCGTGATCACGCTCGTCGCTGTAGGCCTCATGCTGCTGCCGGGCGTCGGTGTCATGGAGTGGAAGTACGCGCAGGATCACATCAACTGGGGCACTCTGATTGTCTTCGCGGTGGGTATCTCGCTGGGTAGCTTCTTGCTCGACACCGGCGCCGCAGCCTGGCTCTCCGAGCGGACCTTTGGGGTGCTTGGCCTGGCGGGGATGCCGATTCTGGCCACCATCGCCATCGTCTCGCTGTTCAACATCCTCATCCACCTCGGGTTCGCATCAGCGACCTCGCTGGCCTCCGCACTCATCCCGGTGTTCATCTCCCTCGCCGCGACACTCGACGTCCCCAACGGCGGAATCGGGTTCGTCATCATCCAGCAGTTCGTGATCAGTTTCGGCTTCCTCCTGCCGGTCTCGGCCCCGCAGAACATGCTCGCCTACGGCACGGGCGCGTTTACCACCCGGCAATTCCTGAAGACGGGCATCCCGCTGACGATCGTCGGGTACCTCCTTGTCCTGCTTCTATCCGCGACGTACTGGAACTGGATCGGCCTAGTCTAG